A DNA window from Streptomyces canus contains the following coding sequences:
- a CDS encoding J domain-containing protein — protein MTSPEADPQGTDAAGTARLERAVRAAEQALIEYEIAVDTFRIEVENFSRLHHQKLGPMYTRLDELDAQIAEIRAARTGDPEDLRKADEARARVMPMPGVEELFHGWMDGEGLFPEAEAMLTDQPVRPPQRVRPSDEARKLYRELARKAHPDLAQDETERARREEFITRVNAAYSRGDEPLLRELAEEWAAGPKPPEQGPTPSEELYARLEWLAQRKELLSVVARELEESAIGSMLRMAPDDPDRLLEEIAEKLLADVSTREAELAELLTQD, from the coding sequence ATGACGTCCCCGGAAGCCGACCCTCAGGGCACAGACGCCGCAGGCACCGCGCGGCTGGAGCGTGCCGTACGGGCCGCCGAGCAGGCGCTCATCGAGTACGAGATCGCGGTGGACACCTTCCGCATCGAGGTGGAGAACTTCTCCCGCCTGCACCACCAGAAGCTCGGCCCCATGTACACCCGCCTCGACGAGCTGGACGCACAGATCGCGGAGATCCGGGCCGCCCGCACCGGCGATCCCGAGGACCTGCGCAAGGCGGACGAGGCCCGTGCCCGGGTGATGCCGATGCCCGGCGTCGAAGAGTTGTTCCACGGCTGGATGGACGGGGAGGGCCTGTTCCCCGAGGCCGAGGCGATGCTCACGGACCAGCCGGTGCGGCCCCCGCAGCGGGTGCGCCCCAGTGACGAGGCCCGCAAGCTCTACCGCGAGCTCGCCCGTAAGGCCCACCCGGACCTCGCCCAGGACGAAACCGAACGGGCGCGGCGCGAGGAGTTCATCACCCGGGTCAACGCGGCCTACTCCCGTGGGGACGAGCCCCTCCTGCGGGAACTGGCCGAGGAATGGGCCGCCGGGCCGAAGCCCCCGGAGCAGGGGCCCACCCCCAGCGAGGAGCTCTACGCCCGTCTCGAATGGCTCGCCCAGCGCAAGGAACTGCTCTCCGTGGTCGCGCGGGAGCTGGAGGAGAGCGCGATCGGCTCGATGCTCCGGATGGCACCGGACGACCCGGACCGCCTCCTGGAGGAGATCGCCGAGAAGCTCCTGGCCGACGTCTCCACACGCG